In Luteimonas viscosa, the genomic window CGGCGCTTCCCCGAACTCGGCATACGCTTCGTCGACCACGACCAGGGCGCGTCCCGCCAGCCGCCGTGCGAGCGCGGCGATATCGCCGAGGGCGATCGCGCCGCCGCCCGGGTTGGACGGCGAGCACAGGAACACCAGCTTCGCGCCACGCACCGCGGCCACGTCGCCGATCGCCTCGAAATCGGGCACCAGGCCCGCCTGCGGGTCGTCCAGCAGCGGCACGTCGATCAATGGCGCGCCCTGCAGTCGCGCGCTCACCGCATACATGCCGAAGACCGGCGAGGTGACCACCACGCCATCGCGACCGGGCACGCAGGTGGCGCGGACCAGCAGGTCGATCGCCTCGTCGCTGCCACGGCCTATCAGCAGCTGCTCCGCCTGGACTGCGTACAGCGCAGCCAGCATCCCGCGCAGATCGGCGGGCTGGGGATCGGGGTAGCGTCGGCAGGTGCCATCGCCATCGGCCGGATTGGGCCAGGCGGATTCGTTCGCGTTGAGCCAGATCTCGCCGTCCAGCGCTTCGCTGCGCGCCGAGCTGTAGCCGGCGAAGCCCTGCAGGTCCTCGCGCAGCAGGTCGGTCACGGCGTTCACGCGGCCTCCTGCGCGGATCCCGCGCGGCCCATGCGCAGGCGCACCGCGCTGGCATGCGCTTCGAGTCCCTCGGCCTCGGCCAGGGTGACCGCGCAGGCGCCGATGCCGGCGATGCCGGCCGCACTGGCGGCCTGCACGCTCACGAAGTTCTGGAAGCTCGCCACCGACACCCCGCTGCAGGCGCGCGCCGCGCCGTTGGTCGGCAGGACGTGGTTGGTGCCGCTGCAGTAGTCGCCCAGCGCCTCGGGGGTGAAGTCGCCGAGGAAGACCGAGCCCGCTGCATCCACCCGGTCGAGCCAGGCGCGCGGTTCGCGCAGCGCGAGGATCAGGTGTTCCGGCGCGTACGCATTGCTGATGTCGAACGCATCCCCGAGTGCCTCGACCCGCACCAGCCGCGAGCCCGCCAGCGCCTGCCGGGCGATGTCCGCGCGCGGCAGCGCCGCCAGCTGGATGGCCAGCTCGCCCTGCACCGCATCGAGCAACGCGTCGCTGTCGCTGAGCAGCAGCACCTGCGAATCCGGTCCGTGTTCGGCCTGCGACAGCAGGTCGGCGGCGACGAACGCGGCATCCGCACCCGCGTCGGCGATGACCAGGACTTCCGAAGGCCCGGCCGGCATGTCGATCGCGGCCGATCCGCCCTGCGCCACCTGCTGCTTGGCCTCGGTGACGTAGCTGTTGCCGGGTCCGAACAGCTTGTCGCAGCGCGGCACGCTGGCGGTCCCGAACGCCATCGCCGCGATCGCCTGCGCGCCGCCGAGCTTGAACACGCGATGCACGCCGGTCAGTTGCGCGGCGAACAGCACCGCCGGATCCGCGCTTCCGTCGCGCCGCGGCGGCGTGCACAGCACGCGCTCGCGGCACCCGGCCAGGCGCGCGGGAACTCCCAGCATCAGGGCCGTCGACGGCAGCGGCGCGCTGCCGGCGGGCACGTACAGGCCCACGCGCGCGATCGCGCGCACCATCCGCTCGCAGACCACGCCCGGCGCGGTCTCCACCGAATACGGCTGGACCATGCCGGCGCGGTGGAAACGTTCGATCCGCTCCGCCGCATCCACGATCGCGCTCCGGAGCGCCGGCGACAACGAAGCCGCGGCGGCCTCGTACTCCGCCTCGGCGACTTCGAAGGCATCCGGCGCCACCCCGTCCAGGCGCGCGCTGATCTCGCGCAGCGCCTCGTCTCCGCGCGAGCGCACCTCGTCGATGATCGCGGCAACGGTGTCGCGCGTGCGACCGGCGACCGCCTGCACCGGCCGCTGCAGCGCAGCTTCCCGCGCCGCGACGTCGAGCGCCGGCCAGTCCAGCCGCTGCACCAGTTCCGCGCTCACGCCAGCATCCTCTCGACCGGCAGCACCATCAGCCCGCGCGCGCCGGCCCGCTTGAGATCCTCCAGCCGCTGCCAGGTCATCGCGCCGTGGCACAGCGCCTGCAGCGCCAGGGTGTCGGCGCCGTCGACCTGCAGCACGGTGGGCTGCTCCGCGTCGGGCAGCATTTCCAGCAGCCCCGGCACCTCGTCGCGCTGCGCCTGGAACAGCAGCAGGCGGCTGTCCTTCAGCCGCAGCACGCCGTCCAGGCGCCGCAGCAGCATCTGCGCCAGTTCACCACGGATATCCGCGAACGGCTGCACCGGGCCGGCCAGCACCGCCTCGCTGCGCATGATCGTCGCCACCGGCTTGAGCTGGTTGGCGAGCAGCGTGCCGCCGCTTGAAACGAGGTCGCAGATCAGGTCCGCCTGCCCCAGCCGCGGCGCGATCTCGACCGAGCCCGACAGCATCACCACGCTCGCCTCCACCTCGTGCTCCGCCAGCCATTTCGCGAGCAGGCCGGGATAGCTGGTCGCGATCCGCCGGCCCTGCAACTGCTGCGGGCCTTCCCATTCCCAGGCCTCGGGCACCGCGATGTCGAGCCGGCAGCCGCCGAAGCCCAGCGCACGGACCTCCTTCGACACCTGCGCCCTGCCCTCGCCCGCGCGCAACGCGGCCTGTTCGTCGAGCACGTTGCGGCCGACGATGCCGTAGTCGCAGACGCCGTCGGCGAGCAGGCCGGGGATGTCGTCGTCGCGCACCAGCAGCAGGTCGACCGGCAGCGTTTCGCCGTAGCAGAACAGCCTGTCGCGGCTTTCGCGCCACGACAGACCGCACGAAGCCAGCAGCGCCCGTGCGGGGTCGCTCAGGCGACCGGATTTCTGGATCGCGATGCGCAGGCGATCGCGCGCCGCGGGAACGGCCGTAGGGCTCATCTCGGGTCCTCAGTGGCTCTGGGCGAGCCGGGGGTACTGGCGCTTGACCGCCGCGGCATAGCCGCCGGCGCCATGTTCGAGCGTGCGTGCGACCCGGCCGATGGTGGTCACGCTCACCAGGGTGCGCTCGTGGATCTCGCGGTACGGCACGCCCTGCAGCAGCATCGGCACCACACGCCAGCGGTCGGCCATGGCCTCGAGCTCGGCCGGGGTGCACAGGTCGCGCAGGAAGGCGCCCACGTCGTCGACCCGCTCCAGACCGGCAAGCGCCTTGGCCAGCGCCCTGAACGAGGCGTCGGCGTCGGAATCCGGCAAGGGTTCGATGCGCTGCTTCATCGCGTCAATGTAATAGCGCGTTATTACATTGTCAATATCTCGCGACGGTTCCCGGTGCCTGCTGGACACGCCCCGGGCCGGGCTGGAGAATCCGGGGACCCCGCCCGGAGTGTCGCCAGACAATGGACATGCGACCGGCAGCCGCGACTTTCCTGTTCTGCGCGATGGTGTTCACGATGCCGTTGCCCCAGGCCGCATCGCGCTCGTCCACGCCCGAAACCGCTGTTCCTGAGCGCACATCGATCCGGTCCGCGGCCGAGCTGGATGCCTGGTTGGGGCGCCAAGCCGGCAGAACCACGCCGCTGGATGCCCTTGCACTGGGCGCGCGCGAACGCTTCCTGCTGAGCCTGGTCTGGGGAAGCCGCGGCCTGGGAAGCTTCGATCCGGACGTCCTTGCCGATGAACTGCCGCAGCCGCGGATCGATGCGATCCTGCAACTGTTCGGCGACGAGGTCGCCCGCCACGCACCCCGCAGCCGCCTGCCTGCAGGCACCGCGGAGTCCCGCCCGGCCGCGACGGACCGCATCGGTCCACTGGAGCGGCGTTACACCGATTTCTACCGGGTGACGCGGGAACAGCATGGCCCGGATGCGCCCAGCCTCGTCGCCCAAAGCTTCGACGCGCTGCTGGCCGATGCTTACGACCCGCGGCAACTGCAGGATCTCGACGAGCGCCACCTGGCGATGCTGTGGAACGCCGCCCGGACCGTGGCCGGACTGGCCCCTTCGCCACGCCACGTCGAGGCGATGGAAGCGGTGTTCGACGAAAGCGTCCGTCGCTCGCGTGGACAACCACCCGCAGAGCGCGTCCGTGCGATGCGCAACGCGCTGCTCGCGTCGCACCGTTTCGACGCTGCCCGGCAGCTGGGCGTCCGCTACCCCACCGCGGCATTGTCGCCATTGCCCGCCTTTATCGAGCCGACCGGCGACCACAGCTCCATGCGACACGGCATCTGGCGCATGTCGGGCGACGGCAGTCGGCTGCAGTACGAGTCGCTCGACCTACGCGGCACGCGCATCGTGGTGACCGCCGGTTGCCACTTCTCGCTCGATGCCGTCGCCGACATCTCCGCCGACCCGGTACTCGGCCCCGCATTCGCAGGCCACGCCTACTGGCTGATGCAACCGCCTGGCGTGGAGGACATCGATGCGGTGCGCGAGTGGAACCGCCGCTTTTCCCGGGCTCCGGCGTTGATGATCCACGATCGCGAGGGATGGCCGATGCTCGCCGACTGGCCGATGCCCGAGTTCCATGTCCTGCAGGACGGCCGTATCGTGGACAGCCTGACCGGATGGCCCCGCGGCGACGACGGCCGGCAGCGCGAAGCGCTCATGGGGATGTTGCGGCGTGCGGGCCTGATCGGGCACGTGCGGCCCCGCCGCGCCCCCTGACGATCAGGGCGAGGCCCGCTTCCGCCGCTGCAGCAGGGCCCAGGCCGCGACCACGCCGCACAGGGCGCCGGCCCAGGCCATGAACACGCGCGCGCCGAGGAAATCGGGATCGTGCATCTTCGCCAGCGCGACCCGCGCGTACAGCGGCGACTCGAGCCGCACCACGCCGAGATAGAACAGGTTCCAGCTGTCGATCCCCGCGGCGATCGCGATCGCGCTGACGCAGGCCCAGCCGATGGCGCGGGCTTCGCCCCACCCGGCGCGCCGGCACAGCCAGCGCCAGAACCCGAAGCACAGCATGCCGATGGCGAAGGCGATCAACGCCGATTCCATCACCCCGGGCCAGCCGGAATGGAGGGGCAGGTTCATCGCCGCCCGCTGGCGTTCAGCGCCCGATCGCCGCGAGCAGGCTGCCGTCCGCGACCAGGGCCACCGCCGCGGCCACCTCGCCGTCGAGCGCGCGGTCGCGGTCGAGGAAGGCGATGCGTTCGCGGATCGCCGCGTGCGCCGCCGCGACCGCGGTCCCGGGATGGAAGGCATCGGCCGCGGCCAGTTCCGCCCGCAGCGCCTCGACCTCGCGCAGGAAGTGCGCATGCCGCGGGTCGCCGTCGCCCACCCCGTGCACCTTGCGCGCGAGCGCGGCGGCGTCGGCGCGGCGCGCCAGGTCGCGCGCGGCGTTGATCATGTCCAGGCGCAGGTCCAGCGCCTGCGCCGCGGTGTACAGCTCCAGCGCCAGCACCTTGCCCAGGTCGTCGGCCATCGCCAGCACGTGGCGCGCCTCGTTGGTGCCCATCGACACGTGGTCCTCGGCATTGGCGCTGGTCGGGATCGAGTACACGCTGGCCGGGTGCGCGCGCGTGGCGAGGTCGTTGACGATCGCCGCCGCCGTGTACTGCACGATCATGTAGCCCGATTCGGTGCCATCCTCGTTGCCGATCAGGAAGGCCGGCAGGCCGTCGCTGGTAGCCGGATCGACCAGCTTGTTGAGCCGCCGCTCGCTGATCGAGGCCAGCACCGAGATCGCGGCCTTGACCCCGCTCATCGCAAGCGCCAGCGGCATGCCGTGGAAATGGCCGGCCGAGATCACCTGTTCCTCGACATGCTCGGCCTGCCTGTCGGGGAACACGAGCGGGTTGTCGGTGACCGCGTTGAGCTCGATGTCGAACACCCGCTTGGCGTGTTCGACGCAGTCGCGCACCGCCCCGTGCACCTGGGGAATGCAGCGCAGCGAATAGCTGTCCTGCGGCTGGTGCTTCTTGCCGCCGCGGAACGGCATGAAGCGTGCGTAGAACTTCTCGCGGCCGTGGCGCTGGTCGCTGGGCACCCAGTCCCAGCCGATGTCGAAGCCCAGGCGCTGCGCATCGGGCGTGTCCCAGCTCGACGGCAGCCACGGGCGGAAGCGCGGCACCAGGTGGTAGGGAATGTCGGCCAGGGTGGAGCCGTCGAGCAGCTCGCGCAGGTGCGTCGCCGTATGCACCTGGCCCGGGTGCGGGCGCAGCGCGTGGACCTCCTCTGCGAACGCACCGAGCCGGCCGGCGAAGGCGTCGATGGTCATCGCCGCGGCGAGGTCGGCGGTGTCGAGCAGGCGGTCGAGGCGATACAGCGCCAGCACGCCCGTCGCCAGCATCTGCGCGGTGCCGTTGTTCAGCGCCAGCCCTTCCTTGTACGACAGGCGGACCGGTTCGATGCCGGCGGCCTTCAGCGCCTCGCCGCCGGGAATGCGTTCCCCGCCGTAGAAGGCTTCGCCGCCGCCGAGCAGCACGATCGCCAGGTGCGACAGCGGCGCCAGGTCGCCCGACGCACCGACCGATCCCAGCGCCGGCACGACCGGCACGATGCCCGCGTTGAGCAGCGCGGTCAGCGCCTGCAGGGTCGACACGCGGATGCCGGAATGGCCGCGCAGCAGCGTGTTGATGCGGATGCACAGCATGGCGCGCACGATGTCCGCCGACAGCGGCTCGCCGACGCACACCGCGTGGGTGACGATCAGGTTGTGCTGCAGTTCCTCGTGCAGCGAGCGGCCGGAGCGGATGGCGCCAGGCAGTTCGTCGCGCAACGGATGCGCGCCCAGCAGCTTGTCGGCATTGCTGCCGAAGCCGGTGGAGACGCCGTAGATCGGCTCCTCGCGCGCCACCTGCGCGGCGAGGAAATCGGCGGCGCGCGCCACGTCGCGCAGCGAGGCCTCGTCCAGCGCCACCTTCGCGCCGTGCGCGACCATCACCAGCTGGTCGCGGGTGAGCGACCTGCCGTCGAGCAGTACCGGTTTCATCGTTCGATCGCCATGTTCTTCATCCGGATTGCGTGCCGCCGTGGTTCCGAACGCGGTGGAAGGAGCTTTGCACACCGCAGCGGGTCACTCCGTCATTTGCCGCGGTTCCGGCGACGACAGATCCCTCGCTGCGCTCGGGACGACACCGTTCAGGCGTTCTCGGCGGCAAGCGGCGGCAGCGTTGCCCGCATCAACCCGCGCTCTTGCCCAGCGCCCGCCACTGCTCGCGCTCGACCAGCAGCGTGCGCGCCAGGTCGGCATCGGCCACCTCGAACTGCTCGCCGCGGCGCAGGTCCTTGACCGCCACCAAGCCCTTGGCCGCCTCGTCCTCGCCGCGCACCACCACGAAGCGGATCCCGGCGCGATCGGCATACTGGAACTGGCGCGCCAGCTTGCGCGGTTCGAGCTGGGTCTCGACGTTGAGCCCGGCGCCGCGCAGTTGCTGCGACAGCCCGAGCGCGTGGTCGAGTCCGGCATCGTCGAACAGCGTCACCAGCACGTCGACCGAGCTGTCGGCGGTCTCGATCAGGCCGGCCTCGCGCAGTTGCCAGAACAGCCGGGTCAGGCCGATCGAAATGCCGACGCCCGGCAGCCTCGACTTCGTGTAGTGGCTGGCCAGGTTGTCGTAGCGGCCGCCCGAGCAGATCGAACCGATGCCCGGATGCGCGTCGAGCGTGGTTTCGTAGACGATGCCGGTGTAGTAGTCCAGGCCGCGCGCGATCGACAGGTTGAGCGCGTAGCGCGACTCCGGCACGCCGAGCGCCTGCAGCCGCCGCAGCACCTCGCGCAGTTCTTCGCGGCCTTCCTCGAACAGCGGCGTGCCGTCGCCCAGCGCGTCGAGCCTGGCCAGCGCATCGGCGTGGCCTTTCGAACGCACCCGCGAAAACGCCATGAGCCTGTCGATGACTCCCGATGCCAGGCCGAAGCCCTCGCCGGACAGGGTCGCGCGCACCGCATCCTCGCCGCGCTTGTCGAGCTTGTCGATCTCGCGCAGCACCGGCACCTGCGCGTCGGCGGCGATGCCCTGGCCCTCGAAATATCCGCGCAGCAGCTTGCGATGGTTGAACTGGATGGTGAAGTCGCCGATGTCCAGCGCCTCGAACACGGCGCTGATCACCGCCGGAATCTCGGCGTCGTGGCGCGGCGACAGCGCGTCCTTTCCGATCACGTCGATGTCGCACTGGTAGAACTCGCGGAAACGGCCGCGCTGGGCGCGCTCGCCGCGGTA contains:
- the hisD gene encoding histidinol dehydrogenase, translated to MQRLDWPALDVAAREAALQRPVQAVAGRTRDTVAAIIDEVRSRGDEALREISARLDGVAPDAFEVAEAEYEAAAASLSPALRSAIVDAAERIERFHRAGMVQPYSVETAPGVVCERMVRAIARVGLYVPAGSAPLPSTALMLGVPARLAGCRERVLCTPPRRDGSADPAVLFAAQLTGVHRVFKLGGAQAIAAMAFGTASVPRCDKLFGPGNSYVTEAKQQVAQGGSAAIDMPAGPSEVLVIADAGADAAFVAADLLSQAEHGPDSQVLLLSDSDALLDAVQGELAIQLAALPRADIARQALAGSRLVRVEALGDAFDISNAYAPEHLILALREPRAWLDRVDAAGSVFLGDFTPEALGDYCSGTNHVLPTNGAARACSGVSVASFQNFVSVQAASAAGIAGIGACAVTLAEAEGLEAHASAVRLRMGRAGSAQEAA
- a CDS encoding YerC/YecD family TrpR-related protein, which encodes MKQRIEPLPDSDADASFRALAKALAGLERVDDVGAFLRDLCTPAELEAMADRWRVVPMLLQGVPYREIHERTLVSVTTIGRVARTLEHGAGGYAAAVKRQYPRLAQSH
- the hisG gene encoding ATP phosphoribosyltransferase gives rise to the protein MSPTAVPAARDRLRIAIQKSGRLSDPARALLASCGLSWRESRDRLFCYGETLPVDLLLVRDDDIPGLLADGVCDYGIVGRNVLDEQAALRAGEGRAQVSKEVRALGFGGCRLDIAVPEAWEWEGPQQLQGRRIATSYPGLLAKWLAEHEVEASVVMLSGSVEIAPRLGQADLICDLVSSGGTLLANQLKPVATIMRSEAVLAGPVQPFADIRGELAQMLLRRLDGVLRLKDSRLLLFQAQRDEVPGLLEMLPDAEQPTVLQVDGADTLALQALCHGAMTWQRLEDLKRAGARGLMVLPVERMLA
- the hisS gene encoding histidine--tRNA ligase; protein product: MIKPRTPPGIMELLPRDQIAFQRMLDTIRRSFEGFGFLPIETPVFELSEVLLTKSGGETERQVYFAQSTGALEKASDGPPELALRFDLTVPLARYVAEHEHELAFPFRRYQMQRVYRGERAQRGRFREFYQCDIDVIGKDALSPRHDAEIPAVISAVFEALDIGDFTIQFNHRKLLRGYFEGQGIAADAQVPVLREIDKLDKRGEDAVRATLSGEGFGLASGVIDRLMAFSRVRSKGHADALARLDALGDGTPLFEEGREELREVLRRLQALGVPESRYALNLSIARGLDYYTGIVYETTLDAHPGIGSICSGGRYDNLASHYTKSRLPGVGISIGLTRLFWQLREAGLIETADSSVDVLVTLFDDAGLDHALGLSQQLRGAGLNVETQLEPRKLARQFQYADRAGIRFVVVRGEDEAAKGLVAVKDLRRGEQFEVADADLARTLLVEREQWRALGKSAG
- the hisC gene encoding histidinol-phosphate transaminase, with the translated sequence MNAVTDLLREDLQGFAGYSSARSEALDGEIWLNANESAWPNPADGDGTCRRYPDPQPADLRGMLAALYAVQAEQLLIGRGSDEAIDLLVRATCVPGRDGVVVTSPVFGMYAVSARLQGAPLIDVPLLDDPQAGLVPDFEAIGDVAAVRGAKLVFLCSPSNPGGGAIALGDIAALARRLAGRALVVVDEAYAEFGEAPSATTLLDALPNLVVLRTLSKAHALAAARIGVAIADPGLIAALRRCQAPYPVPSPCAALAVAGLSPEARVATAQRVGNVRRERVRLRQSLHALAGVLRVYPSQANFLLVRFRDAEAAFRALLAAGIVVRDQRAARGLGDALRITIGTPEQNDRVLAVLSALEPATARIAAHGRGAA
- a CDS encoding HAL/PAL/TAL family ammonia-lyase, which translates into the protein MKPVLLDGRSLTRDQLVMVAHGAKVALDEASLRDVARAADFLAAQVAREEPIYGVSTGFGSNADKLLGAHPLRDELPGAIRSGRSLHEELQHNLIVTHAVCVGEPLSADIVRAMLCIRINTLLRGHSGIRVSTLQALTALLNAGIVPVVPALGSVGASGDLAPLSHLAIVLLGGGEAFYGGERIPGGEALKAAGIEPVRLSYKEGLALNNGTAQMLATGVLALYRLDRLLDTADLAAAMTIDAFAGRLGAFAEEVHALRPHPGQVHTATHLRELLDGSTLADIPYHLVPRFRPWLPSSWDTPDAQRLGFDIGWDWVPSDQRHGREKFYARFMPFRGGKKHQPQDSYSLRCIPQVHGAVRDCVEHAKRVFDIELNAVTDNPLVFPDRQAEHVEEQVISAGHFHGMPLALAMSGVKAAISVLASISERRLNKLVDPATSDGLPAFLIGNEDGTESGYMIVQYTAAAIVNDLATRAHPASVYSIPTSANAEDHVSMGTNEARHVLAMADDLGKVLALELYTAAQALDLRLDMINAARDLARRADAAALARKVHGVGDGDPRHAHFLREVEALRAELAAADAFHPGTAVAAAHAAIRERIAFLDRDRALDGEVAAAVALVADGSLLAAIGR